A single region of the Halopiger xanaduensis SH-6 genome encodes:
- a CDS encoding DUF7692 domain-containing protein produces the protein MRIRTDGDYAYREDAIERAADFYDCNKTKAVVSACEDVPRLVAAARQVLERDDLTHEQRREIAETLSTRVTNFEVEKTVTIVQD, from the coding sequence ATGCGAATTCGAACTGACGGCGACTACGCCTATCGCGAGGATGCAATCGAACGAGCAGCAGATTTCTACGACTGTAACAAGACGAAAGCCGTGGTCTCTGCCTGCGAAGACGTGCCCCGTCTCGTCGCAGCTGCACGCCAGGTCCTCGAGCGCGACGATCTCACTCACGAGCAGCGCCGGGAGATCGCTGAAACGTTATCGACTCGAGTGACGAACTTCGAGGTAGAGAAGACCGTTACCATTGTTCAAGATTAG
- a CDS encoding undecaprenyl-diphosphate phosphatase, producing the protein MSEPGTDQSDGENPSPNPRDLVDNSEDEIDERIIQNLQNIQENQELAQQERKHLRGKINRKMDGLERHVKKENDPTEFTAEDLYRSVVLATIFVGVVGMLISIIVSGYGFIPLFGIGIAFLIFAYKMGIPDEL; encoded by the coding sequence ATGTCTGAACCTGGAACTGATCAGAGTGACGGTGAGAACCCCTCCCCAAATCCACGGGATCTAGTAGATAACTCTGAAGATGAAATCGATGAAAGAATCATACAGAACTTACAAAATATACAGGAAAATCAGGAATTAGCACAACAAGAAAGAAAGCACTTGCGGGGGAAGATTAACCGCAAGATGGATGGGTTGGAACGTCATGTGAAAAAAGAGAATGATCCTACTGAATTCACTGCTGAAGACCTCTATCGATCGGTTGTTCTTGCAACAATTTTTGTGGGAGTTGTAGGAATGTTAATAAGTATAATAGTCTCTGGATATGGATTCATACCTCTATTTGGAATTGGGATTGCCTTTTTGATATTCGCTTATAAAATGGGAATCCCTGACGAGTTATGA